A stretch of the Vulcanisaeta souniana JCM 11219 genome encodes the following:
- a CDS encoding sulfurtransferase, with product MDYAHPEVLVDTEWVVNHLKDPKVKIVEVDYDPSTAYFVWHIPGASLLTWKDHIRHSVRRDFVEPDQFAKFMEERGISNDTTVVLYGDYNNWFAAYAFWVFKVYGHEDVRLFNGGRTKWARENRPTCGGHQEPHYYKETGAKYVVKRVDWGGHRVYAWEILNRLNKGEVGKSLMLVDVRSSKEYTGEITAPPEYPNEHAQVGGHIPGAINIPWSLAVNPDTGEFKMPDELRRLYEQYGITPDKEVITYCRIAERASHTWFVLKYLLGYPSVRVYDGSWAEWGNMVGVPIKKGQEP from the coding sequence ATGGATTACGCACATCCAGAGGTTCTCGTGGATACGGAGTGGGTTGTTAATCATCTAAAGGATCCTAAGGTCAAGATAGTGGAGGTAGATTATGACCCAAGCACCGCATACTTTGTGTGGCATATTCCAGGAGCATCGTTACTGACATGGAAGGATCACATCAGGCATTCTGTACGTAGGGACTTCGTGGAGCCTGACCAATTTGCCAAGTTCATGGAAGAGCGGGGGATATCAAATGACACAACTGTCGTGCTTTACGGAGATTATAATAATTGGTTTGCAGCCTACGCCTTCTGGGTCTTCAAGGTTTATGGGCATGAGGATGTGAGGCTATTTAATGGCGGCAGGACTAAGTGGGCCAGGGAGAATAGGCCGACTTGTGGTGGGCATCAGGAACCGCATTATTACAAGGAGACTGGCGCTAAGTATGTGGTCAAGAGGGTTGATTGGGGTGGCCATAGGGTATACGCATGGGAGATACTCAATAGGTTAAACAAGGGTGAGGTCGGTAAGAGCCTAATGTTGGTTGATGTTAGATCCTCTAAGGAATATACGGGTGAGATAACGGCACCGCCTGAGTACCCTAATGAACATGCGCAAGTTGGTGGCCATATACCGGGTGCGATCAATATACCCTGGAGCCTAGCCGTTAATCCAGACACGGGCGAGTTTAAGATGCCAGATGAGTTGAGGAGACTTTACGAACAGTACGGAATTACGCCAGATAAGGAAGTAATAACCTACTGTAGAATTGCCGAGAGGGCATCCCACACTTGGTTCGTATTGAAGTACCTATTGGGTTATCCCTCGGTTAGGGTATACGATGGTTCATGGGCAGAGTGGGGAAACATGGTTGGTGTTCCGATAAAGAAGGGTCAAGAACCTTAA
- a CDS encoding DUF1641 domain-containing protein encodes MVESGLTINDLINYVLNVMSTYDKDELRVTIQESMRCILCSLYGVSTNVNHEIKPVDGALGLIRALNDPDVRLGLGLLIELLRSMGKCLRAAEMTRSLGNGDCSLTIPCHYLAFNMANLNRNDINDLRVGK; translated from the coding sequence ATGGTTGAGTCAGGCCTAACAATAAATGATTTAATAAATTATGTGCTTAATGTTATGAGTACCTACGATAAGGATGAACTGAGGGTTACGATACAGGAGTCAATGCGATGCATACTATGTTCATTATATGGTGTCTCCACTAATGTTAATCATGAGATAAAACCCGTGGATGGTGCCCTTGGTCTAATAAGGGCTTTGAATGATCCTGATGTGAGATTGGGCCTTGGATTATTGATTGAGCTATTAAGGAGTATGGGTAAATGCTTAAGGGCTGCTGAGATGACTAGGTCACTTGGTAATGGGGATTGCTCATTAACCATACCATGTCATTACCTAGCCTTTAATATGGCTAATCTTAATAGGAATGATATTAATGATTTAAGAGTGGGTAAATAG
- a CDS encoding TldD/PmbA family protein has product MLSELGNIVHSIKGLVDEGVIVSRRVRWSMIRLANNEPTIANNWVTHETTIYVAKSRKYLTASLSTADINAIKSRVQGLIKELSDIPEDEFYVPLVHGEKPNQLIGKYDSKVESEIDKLIDGLNEAIQASLSEGSQRNAGAMTFGIEERYYVDSTGLELEDKASFVTLTIRAFIDDLTATSVSISNTLNGFKPRTAGTEAGHLVSLAKDLPEESVSSGRYGAVLSPLVSAHLYGVMTAMWFNAYSVITEMSGISKNDIGNSIASEDLSVVDLSNDPNAFGSESFDYEGNKTVNVEVIRRGILAGLLHNNRTAAKFNVTSTGHAVGNWLRPRPRHVAVSIGHLPNDIEVIATELGNGIIITNNWYTRFQNVREGIFSTVVRDAAFLVKNGKLSARVRGLRIADSFRTLLRNFVDASKETNQVYWWDSPLPGTAPYVLIRDLNISKG; this is encoded by the coding sequence ATGTTAAGTGAGTTGGGCAATATTGTTCATAGCATTAAGGGCTTGGTGGATGAGGGAGTAATCGTCTCAAGGAGGGTTAGGTGGTCAATGATTAGGTTAGCCAATAATGAACCCACAATAGCCAATAACTGGGTTACCCATGAAACAACGATATATGTCGCCAAGTCAAGGAAGTATTTAACGGCATCACTCTCGACAGCTGACATAAACGCTATTAAGAGCAGGGTCCAGGGATTAATCAAGGAGTTAAGTGACATACCAGAGGATGAGTTCTACGTACCGTTAGTCCATGGCGAGAAGCCAAACCAATTAATTGGTAAGTATGATAGTAAGGTTGAGAGCGAAATTGATAAATTGATTGATGGGTTAAATGAGGCTATCCAAGCGTCACTCAGTGAGGGTTCACAGAGGAATGCTGGCGCAATGACCTTCGGTATTGAGGAGCGTTACTATGTTGATAGTACTGGGCTTGAGCTTGAGGATAAGGCCTCATTCGTTACACTCACAATTAGGGCATTTATTGATGATTTAACCGCCACATCAGTGTCAATATCCAATACCCTCAATGGATTCAAACCAAGAACCGCAGGTACTGAGGCAGGTCACTTGGTGAGCCTGGCTAAGGATTTACCAGAGGAAAGTGTGAGTAGTGGTAGGTATGGTGCAGTTCTTAGTCCATTAGTATCGGCCCATTTATACGGTGTAATGACAGCCATGTGGTTTAATGCTTACTCAGTAATAACGGAAATGTCAGGCATATCTAAGAATGATATCGGTAATTCAATAGCCAGTGAGGACTTATCAGTGGTGGATTTATCAAATGATCCTAACGCCTTTGGTTCGGAATCCTTTGACTACGAGGGCAATAAAACAGTTAATGTGGAGGTAATAAGGAGAGGCATACTCGCTGGGTTACTGCATAATAATAGGACAGCCGCCAAATTCAACGTAACAAGCACAGGCCACGCAGTTGGTAATTGGTTAAGGCCTAGGCCAAGGCACGTAGCAGTAAGTATTGGCCATCTACCAAATGATATTGAGGTTATCGCGACAGAGCTTGGGAATGGCATTATAATCACTAACAATTGGTATACGAGGTTCCAGAACGTTAGAGAGGGCATATTCTCTACCGTAGTCAGGGATGCGGCGTTCCTAGTTAAGAACGGTAAGTTGAGTGCCAGGGTGCGCGGGTTAAGGATTGCGGATTCCTTCAGGACATTACTTAGGAACTTCGTGGATGCGAGTAAGGAGACTAACCAGGTCTATTGGTGGGACTCACCATTACCAGGCACTGCACCGTATGTATTAATTAGGGATTTAAACATATCAAAGGGTTAA
- a CDS encoding TldD/PmbA family protein: MSLSEDTMIKALDLALSSGSTYAEVRYQVDTVRFVNVRNGTLQSLSSYSYGGVSIRVLVDGMWGFAATSSTDWDSVRDAVGRAVSLARSVARLRKRKVSISRERLAKVAYDVSQRVRVEDLSNEYLIKYLSELDTHTKVESRIRVRNLFLSTTVTEKLLITSDGAYVRSRIPRVYLFGSLIAYDSQSGSAQRNIEFGGSGGFEVLSDIEDDIDREVNVIKDVLDKAKPLPHDETMDVVLSPELAGIMVHESIGHPLELDRIMGREGAEAGESYTRPDYLGSYKIGSDLVTIIDDPTIPNSYGFYLVDEEGVTARPRFLVRNGMINEFLMNREYASYIGLTSNAAARASEFDKEPIPRMANTYLAPGNWKPEEVIRETRRGLYIASYTEWNIDDKRWFGRYGGFEAYYIENGNLKYMVREPFIEVNTKTLWSNVDAVANDLRFYPGTCGKGNPEQGVPVYLGGSTFRVTNVKVLKAPH, translated from the coding sequence ATGAGCCTATCTGAGGATACCATGATCAAGGCCCTTGATCTCGCATTAAGTAGTGGTTCCACGTATGCTGAGGTTAGGTACCAGGTTGATACCGTTAGGTTTGTCAATGTTAGGAATGGAACGCTTCAATCATTAAGTAGCTACTCCTATGGTGGTGTTTCGATTAGGGTCTTGGTAGATGGCATGTGGGGTTTCGCTGCAACGAGCAGCACTGATTGGGATTCAGTTAGGGACGCCGTGGGTAGGGCCGTGTCTCTGGCTAGGTCCGTGGCTAGGCTTAGGAAGAGGAAGGTGTCGATTAGCAGGGAGAGGCTTGCTAAGGTTGCATATGATGTTAGTCAGAGGGTTAGGGTTGAGGATTTATCTAATGAGTATCTAATCAAGTATTTGAGCGAGCTTGATACTCACACTAAGGTTGAGTCCAGGATTAGGGTTAGGAACCTATTCCTAAGCACTACCGTTACCGAAAAACTTCTTATCACAAGTGATGGAGCCTATGTTAGGAGCAGGATACCTAGAGTTTACCTATTCGGTTCATTAATAGCCTATGACTCACAGAGCGGCAGTGCCCAGAGGAACATTGAGTTTGGCGGTTCAGGTGGCTTTGAGGTGTTGAGTGATATTGAGGATGATATTGACAGGGAAGTCAACGTTATTAAGGACGTACTTGACAAGGCTAAGCCACTTCCTCATGATGAGACCATGGATGTGGTGCTAAGCCCTGAGTTAGCGGGTATAATGGTTCATGAGAGTATAGGCCACCCGCTGGAGTTGGATAGGATCATGGGTAGGGAGGGTGCCGAGGCCGGTGAGTCGTACACAAGGCCAGACTACCTAGGTAGTTATAAAATTGGTAGTGACTTGGTCACAATAATTGATGACCCAACAATACCCAATAGCTACGGCTTCTACCTGGTCGATGAAGAGGGGGTCACTGCCAGGCCAAGGTTCTTGGTTAGGAATGGCATGATTAACGAATTCCTAATGAATAGGGAGTATGCATCATATATCGGGTTAACAAGCAATGCCGCCGCTAGGGCTAGCGAGTTCGATAAGGAGCCAATACCAAGGATGGCAAACACATACCTAGCGCCAGGTAATTGGAAGCCTGAGGAAGTAATTAGGGAAACGAGGAGGGGATTATACATTGCTTCGTATACTGAGTGGAATATTGATGATAAACGCTGGTTTGGGCGTTATGGGGGTTTCGAGGCCTACTACATAGAGAATGGGAACCTGAAGTACATGGTTAGGGAACCATTTATTGAAGTCAACACGAAGACATTATGGAGTAACGTGGACGCCGTGGCCAATGACCTCAGGTTCTACCCAGGGACCTGCGGCAAGGGTAATCCAGAACAGGGAGTCCCTGTTTATTTAGGTGGATCCACGTTTAGAGTAACCAATGTTAAAGTTTTGAAAGCCCCACATTAA
- a CDS encoding PH domain-containing protein, with translation MPSYNNCIKPVITKTIIKGTIILIIFSLFLNIIPSKVINYIIFVILWYILLGAYVLWKQMHTYCINENHITIKGLTGNRSISISEIIDCFVSQGILAKHFNCGSIYLVLQGNRIIIIRDIPQPSTYYNMLCRNLGNRHST, from the coding sequence ATGCCAAGTTACAATAATTGCATTAAGCCTGTGATCACGAAGACAATTATTAAAGGCACAATAATATTAATAATCTTCTCATTATTCCTCAATATAATACCATCAAAGGTCATAAATTACATAATCTTCGTAATTCTATGGTACATACTACTTGGTGCATATGTACTGTGGAAACAAATGCATACATACTGTATAAATGAGAACCACATAACCATAAAGGGTTTAACAGGAAATAGGTCCATAAGCATCTCGGAAATAATTGATTGCTTTGTTTCCCAGGGTATACTTGCTAAACATTTTAACTGTGGTTCGATATACCTGGTCCTCCAAGGTAACAGGATAATAATCATAAGAGACATCCCACAACCAAGCACCTACTATAACATGCTCTGCAGGAACCTAGGTAATAGGCACAGTACATAA
- a CDS encoding ABC transporter ATP-binding protein, whose amino-acid sequence MALIEVRNLSVAYKTPLGIVHALEDVTFNVNRGESLAVVGESGSGKSTLALAVARLLPPNAVYVNGSIMFDGLNLLSMDNDEVRKIRGTGIFMVFQEPATSLNPVFKIKEQLLEALRVRYEREGNSFDEHKAIDEIMRVLRDVRMTDPELIIDRYPHQLSGGQIQRVMIAMGLLMRPKLYIADEPTSALDVTVQAQILKLLRDLKREYGISILFITHDIAVASIIGDSIMVLYAGQLMELGAMKDIIYEPRHPYTQALLNSIPRVSKAEGKLPMIGGSVPNLLNPPSGCRFHPRCPSAKDVCSKVVPSLVRVGNVYVRCHLYGQ is encoded by the coding sequence ATGGCGCTTATTGAGGTCAGGAACTTAAGTGTGGCCTATAAGACGCCGCTTGGTATTGTCCATGCGCTTGAGGACGTCACCTTTAATGTCAATAGAGGTGAATCATTAGCAGTTGTAGGCGAATCCGGAAGCGGTAAGTCAACACTTGCATTAGCCGTGGCTAGGCTACTACCGCCAAACGCGGTGTATGTTAATGGATCTATAATGTTTGACGGTCTTAATCTATTGAGTATGGACAATGACGAGGTTAGGAAAATAAGGGGCACCGGCATATTTATGGTGTTTCAGGAGCCAGCCACTAGCCTAAACCCTGTGTTTAAGATCAAGGAACAATTGCTGGAGGCATTAAGGGTAAGGTATGAGAGGGAGGGTAATAGTTTTGATGAGCATAAGGCCATTGATGAGATAATGAGAGTTCTAAGGGATGTTAGGATGACCGATCCTGAATTAATAATTGATCGATATCCTCACCAATTATCTGGCGGGCAAATACAGAGGGTTATGATAGCCATGGGACTCCTCATGAGGCCTAAGTTGTATATTGCTGATGAACCCACGTCGGCGCTTGATGTTACTGTACAAGCGCAAATACTTAAGCTACTTAGGGATCTAAAGAGGGAATATGGGATTTCAATTCTATTCATAACACATGATATAGCGGTTGCATCAATAATAGGTGATTCAATCATGGTATTATATGCTGGGCAATTAATGGAGTTGGGTGCCATGAAGGACATTATTTATGAGCCAAGGCATCCATATACGCAGGCATTGCTGAATAGCATACCTAGGGTAAGTAAGGCTGAGGGTAAATTACCAATGATAGGTGGTTCCGTACCCAACCTATTGAATCCCCCGTCAGGCTGTAGGTTCCACCCAAGATGTCCAAGTGCCAAGGATGTATGTAGCAAGGTGGTTCCAAGTCTTGTTAGGGTGGGTAATGTATATGTGAGGTGTCACTTGTATGGTCAATGA
- a CDS encoding ABC transporter ATP-binding protein, with protein MVNDVIISTEHLTKVFLAKNYGIINKILMEKPLFVRAVDDVNIEIIKGKTTALVGESGSGKTTLGRLLVTLERPTSGKIYFHDIDITSARGRNLQNIRARLQMVFQDPYSSLNPVMKIRDIIGEPLRNRGVKGKELDEAVAKMMHEVGLDFSSLATRRPSELSGGQRQRVAIARALITNPEFVVLDEPTSALDVSTQAQVLNLLLDLQQRHNLTYLLITHNIAVARYMSDISMIMYMGKIMEIGESGVILKEPLHPYTQALIESVPDITKPDLKPPTGEVGSLVSPPKGCRFYPRCPFRMDICKEKEPPMMKTEKDIRVSCWLYVKK; from the coding sequence ATGGTCAATGATGTGATCATAAGCACTGAGCACTTGACAAAGGTGTTTTTGGCCAAGAATTATGGTATAATAAATAAGATACTAATGGAAAAACCGCTCTTTGTTAGGGCCGTGGATGACGTAAATATTGAAATCATAAAAGGAAAAACAACGGCACTAGTTGGCGAATCCGGAAGCGGAAAAACAACATTGGGCAGGTTGTTGGTTACGCTTGAACGCCCTACATCAGGCAAGATATACTTCCATGATATTGACATTACTAGTGCAAGAGGTAGGAATTTACAAAACATAAGGGCAAGGCTGCAAATGGTGTTTCAGGATCCGTATTCAAGCCTTAACCCGGTAATGAAAATTAGGGACATAATAGGAGAACCACTAAGAAATAGGGGCGTTAAGGGTAAGGAACTTGACGAAGCAGTGGCTAAAATGATGCATGAGGTTGGCTTGGACTTCTCATCATTAGCAACAAGAAGACCAAGCGAATTATCAGGTGGACAAAGACAAAGAGTTGCGATTGCAAGGGCTTTAATCACTAATCCAGAGTTCGTGGTTCTTGATGAACCAACCTCGGCACTAGATGTCTCTACACAGGCCCAGGTACTTAATTTACTACTTGACTTACAACAGCGCCATAACCTGACATACCTACTAATAACCCATAATATAGCTGTGGCTAGGTACATGAGTGATATCTCTATGATTATGTACATGGGCAAGATAATGGAAATAGGAGAGTCTGGGGTAATTCTCAAGGAACCGTTGCATCCATATACGCAGGCTCTCATAGAATCAGTACCTGATATAACCAAGCCGGATTTAAAACCACCAACTGGGGAGGTCGGTAGTCTCGTTAGTCCACCAAAGGGATGCAGATTTTACCCAAGATGTCCCTTTAGAATGGATATTTGCAAAGAAAAGGAACCGCCCATGATGAAAACAGAGAAGGACATTAGGGTTTCATGCTGGTTATATGTAAAGAAATAA
- a CDS encoding ABC transporter substrate-binding protein translates to MTRRGLSKSATIAIAVVIVIIVIGVIAYMLYKPPTKVSKPVTPSNVTTVTSTTTTTVTPPSNNTLVIAETTPPDSLDPAIAAYTQDMEVLYSCYQTLVIYNGTDPSTFLPSLAYNWTISNNYLNWTFHIRQGAYFQNGDQINATTVWFSIYRSIVMNQFGAFNFLDLLYNGTTASMTGYATPWGVCRAMEQIFGLQFPNPQTNLTGYEEECAYALANVLSNFNVHNQSIVELMEYPDQAAVVKGPYEIQFNLLAPYYDYLGVMAGSWAMIVDPTFVDQNGGVQPDSTTSYLSTNMLCSGPYTLKQYIPGEELVLTANPNYWAAKNPPNFMLTPAHIQNIVIKYYTSFDEQILAFKTGSAQAIDTSPHESPPPIYLSTVLSIPNIVMYGPVWSGGDVFLVFDTQRYPYNLTVVREAFAYAINTTEIINTVLKGFGAPFLGPIPPYPSNPYYNPGNLPLYPYDPNKAIELLASAGFQLTLPNGTVINPNGKPLTVHLWYISTDLTFTQEVQMVQQMLSNIGVNVILEGVPVSYLVSAMENPPTSPQYPGFFLLDWYPDWWDPVAQEAWFILNVDFGGITGNEAWYNNSLVNTLTTEAVFTTNITQRVGFMEQIYAQVYKDVPYIWLYEPAFYGFTYKYVCGVLVNPLITGFYYPTMYLYNGTGTCINYTPIYTTTGSS, encoded by the coding sequence ATGACGAGAAGAGGACTGTCAAAAAGCGCGACAATAGCCATTGCAGTGGTTATAGTGATAATAGTGATTGGTGTGATAGCCTATATGTTATATAAACCGCCTACTAAGGTCTCAAAACCGGTCACGCCGTCGAATGTTACAACGGTCACTTCAACAACGACCACCACAGTAACGCCGCCATCAAATAATACACTGGTTATTGCAGAGACGACACCACCAGATAGCTTAGACCCCGCAATAGCTGCATATACCCAGGACATGGAGGTATTGTATTCATGCTACCAAACATTGGTAATATACAATGGCACAGATCCATCGACTTTCTTGCCATCCCTAGCCTACAACTGGACAATATCCAATAATTATCTCAACTGGACCTTCCACATAAGGCAGGGAGCATATTTCCAAAATGGCGACCAAATAAACGCAACAACTGTTTGGTTCAGTATTTATAGGTCAATAGTCATGAATCAATTTGGTGCGTTCAACTTCCTCGACTTGCTGTACAACGGGACAACGGCCAGCATGACTGGTTATGCCACTCCCTGGGGTGTTTGTCGTGCTATGGAGCAGATCTTTGGTCTTCAGTTTCCGAATCCGCAGACCAACTTGACTGGATATGAGGAGGAGTGTGCCTATGCCTTGGCAAATGTACTAAGTAACTTCAATGTGCATAACCAGTCAATAGTGGAATTAATGGAATACCCGGACCAAGCGGCAGTGGTTAAGGGACCATATGAAATACAATTCAATCTGCTAGCGCCATACTATGACTATTTAGGTGTGATGGCTGGTTCATGGGCCATGATTGTTGATCCAACATTTGTTGACCAAAATGGTGGTGTTCAACCAGATTCAACAACATCCTACTTAAGCACAAACATGCTTTGTAGCGGGCCATATACGCTTAAGCAGTACATACCGGGTGAGGAATTGGTACTAACGGCAAATCCAAACTACTGGGCTGCGAAGAATCCACCGAACTTCATGCTAACGCCAGCCCATATTCAGAATATAGTTATTAAGTACTACACGAGCTTTGACGAACAAATATTGGCATTCAAGACGGGATCTGCGCAGGCAATAGATACTAGTCCACATGAATCACCGCCACCAATATATCTATCAACGGTTTTATCAATACCAAACATAGTCATGTATGGACCTGTCTGGTCAGGCGGTGACGTATTCCTGGTATTCGACACACAGAGATATCCATATAACTTAACCGTAGTGAGGGAGGCATTTGCATACGCGATTAACACTACGGAGATAATAAATACGGTACTAAAGGGATTTGGCGCTCCATTCCTTGGTCCAATACCACCATACCCATCCAACCCATATTACAACCCAGGCAACCTGCCTCTATATCCCTATGATCCTAACAAGGCAATTGAATTACTAGCGAGTGCCGGGTTCCAACTTACATTACCAAATGGGACCGTAATTAATCCAAACGGTAAACCATTAACTGTACACCTATGGTACATAAGTACAGACTTAACATTTACGCAGGAAGTTCAAATGGTACAGCAAATGCTTAGCAACATTGGTGTTAATGTAATACTCGAGGGCGTGCCTGTGAGTTACTTAGTTTCTGCGATGGAGAATCCACCAACTTCACCGCAATACCCAGGATTCTTCCTACTTGATTGGTACCCAGACTGGTGGGACCCAGTGGCTCAGGAGGCATGGTTCATACTAAATGTTGATTTCGGAGGCATTACTGGCAATGAGGCTTGGTACAATAACTCACTGGTCAATACCTTGACCACGGAGGCCGTATTCACGACCAACATAACGCAGAGAGTTGGATTTATGGAGCAAATCTACGCCCAGGTATATAAGGATGTACCATATATATGGCTATATGAACCAGCATTCTATGGCTTTACATACAAGTATGTTTGCGGTGTACTTGTCAACCCATTGATTACTGGTTTCTACTACCCAACAATGTATCTCTATAACGGGACAGGTACATGCATAAACTATACACCAATATATACAACAACGGGTAGTTCGTAG
- a CDS encoding ABC transporter permease, whose amino-acid sequence MGLASFLIRRSINMVITVFGVIFIMFIITHVITPNPAVAWAGPHPIPSIVEAITKEYHLNDPVYVQFYYFIMAVLEGNWGEDPMYHQPIIQLIDVYFPRTLELTIFAMIVIIVVGILTGAIAAVHRNTPTDYTIRAFYLVTWSMPPFLVAMLLQLAIAYGLKLLPATGLANPLLTPPKPITGMPTVDALIEGDWVYFWSSLRHLILPATALALVAFGIISRLIRNGMIDIASKPFIRTAIMKGLKERDVVFRHMLRNALIPAITILALTFASLLAGAVVIEDVFSWTGMGWLLTQALYQQDYPLVMAGTFIVAIGVVILNLIADILYAIVDPRIKLE is encoded by the coding sequence ATGGGTCTTGCATCTTTTCTAATAAGGAGGAGTATAAATATGGTAATTACGGTGTTCGGTGTGATATTCATAATGTTCATAATAACCCATGTAATAACCCCAAACCCAGCAGTCGCATGGGCAGGTCCGCATCCTATACCATCAATAGTTGAGGCAATAACTAAGGAGTATCACTTGAATGATCCCGTTTATGTTCAGTTCTATTACTTCATAATGGCCGTACTAGAAGGAAACTGGGGTGAGGACCCCATGTACCACCAACCAATAATACAGTTAATAGACGTTTACTTTCCAAGGACTCTTGAGCTTACGATATTTGCCATGATCGTTATAATAGTAGTAGGTATCCTGACGGGCGCTATAGCTGCTGTACACAGAAATACGCCAACGGATTACACAATTAGGGCATTCTATCTAGTGACTTGGTCTATGCCGCCATTCCTCGTCGCTATGCTTCTTCAATTAGCAATAGCATACGGATTGAAACTCCTGCCGGCCACTGGGCTTGCGAATCCATTGTTAACCCCACCAAAGCCAATAACGGGTATGCCAACGGTTGATGCATTAATTGAGGGTGATTGGGTATACTTCTGGTCGAGTCTTAGGCATTTAATTTTACCGGCTACCGCGCTGGCTCTTGTGGCGTTTGGTATAATATCCAGGCTCATTAGGAATGGAATGATTGACATTGCCTCAAAGCCCTTCATAAGGACTGCAATAATGAAGGGACTTAAGGAGAGAGATGTTGTTTTTAGGCATATGCTGAGGAACGCGCTTATACCAGCAATAACAATACTGGCGTTAACATTTGCCTCATTACTCGCTGGGGCGGTTGTTATTGAGGACGTATTCTCATGGACAGGAATGGGTTGGCTACTAACACAGGCTCTTTACCAGCAGGATTACCCCTTGGTGATGGCTGGGACGTTCATAGTAGCCATTGGCGTAGTCATACTAAATCTAATAGCTGATATATTATATGCCATTGTAGACCCGAGGATAAAGCTTGAGTAG
- a CDS encoding ABC transporter permease, protein MSTQVTITRERRQSTLRLFMTYMIHNPPALIGFIITVVFYGWAIIEGTLQLLGMVLHNPVLGWVLLPYNPFAVKYAAAFKSPSITHLFGTDNLGRDLFSEILYGTPTEALISILVVGSAILIGGLIGMISGYFGKYVEEAGMRVTDMFLAFPAIILALAVEAAIGRGAINAAIALMVVWWPTYARLFRAETLRVKTQYFIDAAKLSGSNTMSIVFRHIFPNVLTPVISYATIDLGNVILSYSIISFLGFGVPPPYPEWGRLVSEGFQYFPAPAWWYAIIPGVIITIVVIGLALLGDGISEYITSGGITA, encoded by the coding sequence ATGTCAACACAAGTTACCATTACCAGAGAACGCAGACAATCAACATTAAGGCTATTCATGACCTACATGATTCATAACCCACCAGCACTAATTGGTTTTATAATAACGGTGGTATTCTACGGTTGGGCAATAATAGAAGGAACCCTACAATTACTAGGTATGGTTCTCCACAACCCAGTACTTGGATGGGTATTACTACCCTATAATCCCTTTGCGGTTAAATACGCTGCTGCCTTTAAATCACCATCTATTACTCATCTATTTGGTACCGACAATCTAGGCAGGGACTTATTTAGTGAAATACTCTATGGTACGCCAACCGAGGCATTAATATCAATTCTCGTCGTGGGCTCGGCAATTCTCATAGGAGGCCTAATAGGCATGATCTCTGGATACTTTGGCAAGTACGTCGAGGAAGCTGGTATGAGAGTTACTGACATGTTCTTGGCATTTCCAGCAATAATACTCGCACTTGCAGTGGAGGCAGCCATAGGTAGGGGCGCCATAAATGCCGCAATAGCCTTAATGGTTGTCTGGTGGCCAACCTATGCAAGGCTCTTTAGGGCTGAGACCCTTAGGGTGAAGACCCAATACTTCATTGACGCCGCAAAACTTTCTGGCTCAAACACAATGAGTATAGTATTTAGGCACATATTTCCAAATGTACTGACCCCAGTCATTTCCTATGCAACGATAGACCTGGGAAACGTAATACTATCGTACTCAATAATAAGCTTCCTAGGCTTTGGAGTACCACCACCATACCCAGAGTGGGGTAGGCTCGTGTCCGAGGGCTTCCAGTACTTCCCAGCACCAGCCTGGTGGTACGCAATAATACCCGGCGTGATAATAACAATAGTAGTAATTGGACTCGCGCTTCTTGGTGATGGAATATCAGAGTACATAACAAGCGGAGGCATAACAGCATAA